Proteins from one Paracoccus aminovorans genomic window:
- a CDS encoding bifunctional 5,10-methylenetetrahydrofolate dehydrogenase/5,10-methenyltetrahydrofolate cyclohydrolase, with amino-acid sequence MTTYADHRLIDGRAVQARILNEVRDEFDRARESWPVGRLVSVSIGPSPEIEVYVRNQARGAERAGLPFEQQVWPADITQEECKRRIAEFNDDSDVLGIILQRPVPAHIHVRSLQSAIHPLKDVEGMNPASIGNIVYNDIALAPCTAAAAVELVRETGLKLEGLEVVMIGHSEIVGKPAAFMLMAEGATVTVCHHMTRSVAMHSRRADVVVVAVGKPHLIGPDMIKPGAAVIDIGINQVSDADGRLHILGDVDTDKVREVAGWITPVPGGVGPVTVAMLMRNALTAHKRQVASGWLRQETLQTC; translated from the coding sequence ATGACGACTTACGCCGACCACCGCCTCATCGACGGCCGGGCCGTTCAGGCCCGCATCCTGAACGAGGTGCGCGACGAATTCGACCGCGCCCGCGAGAGCTGGCCGGTGGGCCGGCTGGTGTCGGTTTCGATCGGTCCCTCGCCCGAGATCGAGGTCTATGTGCGCAACCAGGCGCGCGGCGCGGAACGCGCGGGGCTGCCCTTCGAGCAGCAGGTCTGGCCCGCCGACATCACGCAAGAGGAATGCAAGCGCCGCATCGCCGAGTTCAACGACGACAGCGACGTGCTGGGCATCATCCTGCAACGGCCGGTGCCGGCGCATATCCACGTCCGCTCGCTGCAATCGGCGATCCATCCGCTGAAGGACGTCGAGGGCATGAACCCGGCCTCGATCGGCAACATCGTCTACAACGACATCGCCCTGGCCCCCTGCACCGCCGCCGCCGCCGTCGAGCTGGTGCGCGAGACCGGGCTGAAGCTGGAGGGGCTGGAGGTGGTGATGATCGGCCACTCCGAGATCGTCGGCAAGCCCGCCGCCTTCATGCTGATGGCCGAGGGCGCCACGGTCACCGTCTGCCACCACATGACCCGCTCGGTCGCGATGCATTCGCGCCGCGCCGACGTGGTCGTCGTGGCGGTGGGCAAGCCGCATCTGATCGGGCCGGACATGATCAAGCCCGGCGCCGCGGTCATCGATATCGGCATCAACCAGGTCAGCGACGCCGACGGCAGGCTGCATATCCTGGGGGATGTCGACACGGACAAGGTGCGCGAGGTCGCGGGTTGGATCACGCCCGTGCCCGGAGGCGTGGGGCCGGTGACGGTCGCCATGCTGATGCGCAATGCCTTGACCGCCCACAAGCGCCAGGTGGCTTCCGGCTGGCTGCGGCAAGAAACGCTGCAGACCTGCTGA
- a CDS encoding ABC transporter permease, producing the protein MTAPTEDAPLIRIRGLHRVFGEGAARAHVLRGIDLDIRAGEFVAIVGTSGSGKSTLMNILGLLDRPTAGSYHLAGQDVARLSRDAQAGLRNRLFGFVFQHYNLIPTLTALENVALPASHAGAARAARRTRAAALLDGLGLGHRMEAHPAQMSGGQQQRVSIARALMNGGSVILADEPTGALDAESGRQVMRLLSDLAARGHTVILITHDADIAARAGRVIRIAEGQVAADSGFAPPAEPAPALPPAGHRRPALLPTLREAVRSAFAAIAASPVRTALTLSGIVIGVASVVAMLAIGRGAQEEFMRRASAIGTNWVVVSSDQGTRMTRRPLTLADAMALKDLPNVAGAMPGRWEQAAVQAGGLSVETDVIGTDRDFRAVHGWDVARGSFFSDADERGGSPVLLLGATVARTLFPDGRDPTGEFVMVNMSPFLVGGVLEPKGLTESGNDRDKVVVMPLASLESRVYGPGELSVIVVALRDMARLDDSNALLREVMIQRHGAEDFWLTDAAGAFAAAEAERASQNLLLGAIAAISIFVGGIGVMNIMFITVRERTREIGIRAATGASMRDILVQFLTEAVVLSALGGLAGLGLAAGVGAVAASGFGMPVVFSVTVALGALAGATAMGAAFGLVPAIRAARLSPVEALASP; encoded by the coding sequence GTGACCGCCCCGACCGAGGATGCCCCGCTGATCCGCATTCGCGGGTTGCACCGGGTCTTCGGCGAAGGCGCGGCGCGGGCCCATGTGCTGCGCGGCATCGACCTCGACATCCGCGCGGGCGAGTTCGTGGCCATCGTCGGCACCTCGGGGTCGGGCAAATCGACGCTGATGAACATCCTCGGCCTGTTGGACCGGCCGACGGCGGGCAGCTATCACCTGGCCGGGCAGGACGTGGCGCGACTGTCGCGCGATGCCCAGGCCGGGCTGCGCAACCGGCTGTTCGGCTTCGTCTTCCAGCATTACAACCTGATCCCGACGCTGACGGCGCTGGAGAATGTCGCGCTGCCCGCCAGCCATGCCGGCGCCGCGCGGGCGGCGCGGCGGACGCGGGCGGCGGCGCTGCTCGACGGCCTCGGCCTCGGGCACCGCATGGAGGCGCATCCGGCGCAGATGTCGGGCGGCCAGCAGCAGCGGGTCTCCATCGCGCGGGCGCTGATGAACGGCGGCTCTGTGATCCTGGCGGACGAGCCGACCGGGGCGCTGGACGCCGAAAGCGGCCGGCAGGTGATGCGGCTGCTGTCGGACCTGGCGGCGCGGGGTCATACCGTGATCCTGATCACCCACGATGCCGACATCGCCGCCCGCGCCGGGCGGGTGATCCGCATCGCCGAGGGGCAGGTCGCCGCCGACAGCGGCTTCGCCCCGCCGGCCGAGCCGGCGCCGGCACTGCCGCCGGCGGGCCATCGCCGCCCGGCGCTGCTGCCCACCCTGCGCGAGGCGGTGCGCTCGGCCTTCGCGGCCATTGCGGCCAGCCCGGTGCGCACGGCGCTGACGCTGTCGGGCATCGTCATCGGCGTCGCCTCGGTCGTCGCCATGCTGGCCATCGGCCGCGGCGCGCAGGAGGAGTTCATGCGCCGCGCCTCGGCCATCGGCACCAACTGGGTCGTGGTCAGTTCGGACCAGGGCACGCGCATGACGCGCCGGCCGCTGACGCTCGCGGATGCCATGGCGCTGAAGGACCTGCCCAATGTCGCCGGTGCGATGCCCGGCCGATGGGAGCAGGCGGCGGTGCAGGCGGGCGGGCTGTCGGTCGAAACCGACGTCATCGGCACCGACCGCGACTTTCGCGCGGTGCATGGCTGGGACGTGGCGCGCGGCAGTTTCTTTTCCGACGCGGACGAACGCGGCGGCAGCCCGGTGCTGCTGCTGGGCGCGACGGTGGCGCGGACGCTGTTTCCCGATGGGCGCGATCCCACGGGCGAGTTCGTCATGGTCAACATGTCGCCCTTTCTGGTCGGCGGCGTGCTGGAGCCCAAAGGCCTGACCGAGAGCGGCAACGACCGCGACAAGGTGGTGGTGATGCCGCTGGCCAGCCTGGAAAGCCGGGTCTACGGCCCGGGCGAGCTTTCGGTGATCGTCGTCGCCCTGCGGGACATGGCGCGGCTCGACGACAGCAACGCGCTGCTGCGCGAGGTGATGATCCAGCGCCACGGCGCCGAGGATTTCTGGCTGACCGACGCCGCCGGCGCCTTTGCCGCCGCCGAGGCCGAACGCGCCTCGCAGAACCTGCTTCTGGGCGCCATCGCCGCGATCTCGATCTTCGTGGGCGGCATCGGGGTGATGAACATCATGTTCATCACCGTGCGCGAACGCACGCGCGAGATCGGCATCCGCGCCGCCACCGGCGCCTCGATGCGCGACATCCTGGTGCAGTTCCTGACCGAGGCGGTGGTGCTGTCGGCGCTCGGCGGCCTGGCCGGGCTGGGGCTGGCCGCGGGCGTCGGCGCGGTCGCGGCCTCGGGCTTCGGCATGCCGGTGGTGTTTTCGGTCACGGTGGCCCTGGGCGCGCTGGCCGGCGCCACCGCCATGGGCGCCGCATTCGGCCTGGTTCCCGCCATTCGCGCCGCCAGGCTGAGCCCCGTCGAGGCGCTCGCCAGTCCCTGA
- a CDS encoding efflux RND transporter periplasmic adaptor subunit, translating into MNAHAQPGAGLPPPLALPEPPPRRRGRRLLLAGLLLVAVAGGAGWWARSAPPAVVYDTAPVVRRDLENAVTASGRIEPAASVDVGAQVSGQLRRLHVAAGDRVEAGQLLAEIDAEVQAAQVEGLQAELARLAAERRELQTQLGFAERQAGRHSSLAGRSSSRVTLEEAERDRDVLRARIEALDATIRRSRAELRAEEATLARSRITSPMAGTVVAVEAREGQTLNANYDTPVILRIADLATMTVRSDVSEADVVHLRTGMPVWFTTLGFPDRKYRAALRQVLPAPPVKKDEAANAVVTYVALFDVANAGGELLSGMTAQVFFVTESAEGVLAVPAAALDEDGAVRVLGPGGAVETRRPQIGLRTRSHVAILSGLAEGEPVVTGTRAPEGEPLLRIAP; encoded by the coding sequence ATGAACGCCCATGCGCAGCCGGGCGCCGGACTGCCCCCGCCCTTGGCCCTGCCCGAGCCTCCGCCCCGCCGTCGCGGTCGCCGGCTGCTGCTGGCCGGGTTGCTCTTGGTCGCCGTCGCGGGCGGGGCCGGCTGGTGGGCACGGTCGGCGCCGCCGGCGGTCGTCTATGACACCGCACCGGTCGTACGCCGCGATCTGGAAAACGCGGTGACCGCCTCGGGCCGGATCGAGCCGGCGGCATCGGTCGATGTCGGTGCGCAGGTCTCGGGGCAGCTGCGCCGGCTGCATGTCGCCGCGGGCGACCGCGTCGAGGCCGGGCAGCTGTTGGCCGAGATCGACGCCGAGGTGCAGGCGGCGCAGGTCGAGGGGTTGCAGGCGGAGCTGGCGCGGTTGGCCGCCGAGCGCCGCGAATTGCAGACGCAGCTGGGCTTTGCCGAACGCCAGGCCGGCCGGCATTCCTCGCTGGCCGGGCGCAGCAGCAGCCGCGTCACGCTGGAAGAGGCCGAGCGCGACCGCGACGTGCTGCGAGCCCGGATCGAGGCGCTGGACGCCACCATCCGCCGCAGCCGTGCCGAGCTGCGGGCCGAGGAGGCGACGCTGGCGCGCTCGCGCATCACCTCGCCCATGGCCGGAACCGTGGTCGCGGTCGAGGCGCGCGAGGGCCAGACGCTGAACGCCAATTACGACACGCCGGTGATCCTGCGCATCGCCGACCTCGCCACCATGACCGTGCGCAGCGACGTCTCCGAGGCCGACGTGGTGCATCTGCGGACCGGCATGCCGGTCTGGTTCACCACGCTGGGCTTTCCCGACCGCAAGTATCGCGCCGCGTTGCGCCAGGTGCTGCCGGCGCCGCCGGTGAAGAAGGACGAGGCGGCCAATGCCGTCGTCACCTATGTCGCGCTGTTCGACGTCGCCAACGCGGGCGGCGAATTGCTGTCGGGCATGACGGCGCAGGTGTTCTTCGTCACCGAAAGCGCCGAGGGCGTGCTGGCCGTTCCCGCCGCCGCCCTGGACGAGGACGGCGCGGTGCGGGTGCTGGGCCCGGGCGGCGCGGTCGAGACCCGCCGGCCCCAGATCGGGCTGCGCACCCGCTCTCATGTCGCGATCCTCTCGGGACTGGCCGAGGGCGAGCCGGTGGTGACCGGCACGCGCGCACCCGAGGGCGAGCCGCTGCTGAGGATCGCGCCGTGA